The following coding sequences are from one Eucalyptus grandis isolate ANBG69807.140 chromosome 11, ASM1654582v1, whole genome shotgun sequence window:
- the LOC104426235 gene encoding uncharacterized protein LOC104426235, producing MSSLSSPLAHLLPLPIPPPISFTTASALRLIPPERRRRHSVSVSVSAAPAATQDDGIPADDVKTLVRFKSRHNYIRVLEVSRRCDHPFAGSRLLLLDSPGNIHSISFLLKPLTSTYLDVFATLPPILPPGPIGVLGFGAGSAARLLLELYPRGVVHGWELDPAVIDVAREYFGLSRLEKDHRDRIFVHIGDALKASARDGFAGLLVDLFSRGRLVPELQDPRTWERLRKELRRGGRLMVNAGGSCVEAEDKSRDGRVIMEETLEAMREVFGEQVQVLRLGNRQDDSSLALTGRMPDLDAWKAGLPKPLRRYVDLWRPISGYKR from the coding sequence ATGTCGTCCCTCTCCTCGCCACTCGCTCACCTCCTTCCCCTTCCAATCCCTCCTCCCATCTCGTTCACCACCGCCTCCGCCCTCCGCCTCATCCCACCggaacgccgccgccgccattccgtctccgtctccgtctccgccgcccccgccgccacCCAGGACGATGGGATCCCCGCCGACGATGTCAAGACCCTGGTCCGGTTCAAGTCCCGCCACAACTACATCCGCGTGCTGGAGGTCTCCCGGCGGTGCGACCACCCCTTCGCCGGCtcccgcctcctcctcctcgactCCCCGGGCAACATCCACAGCATCTCCTTCCTCCTCAAGCCCCTCACCTCCACCTACCTCGACGTCTTCGCCACCCTGCCCCCCATCCTCCCCCCCGGCCCCATCGGCGTCCTCGGCTTCGGCGCGGGCTCCGCCGCCAGGCTGCTCCTCGAGCTCTACCCCCGCGGGGTGGTGCACGGGTGGGAGCTCGACCCGGCCGTCATCGACGTCGCGAGGGAGTACTTCGGCCTCTCGCGGCTCGAGAAGGATCACCGAGATCGGATCTTTGTCCACATCGGGGACGCGCTGAAGGCGAGCGCGAGGGACGGCTTCGCGGGCCTTCTGGTGGACTTGTTCAGCAGAGGACGGTTGGTGCCGGAGCTCCAGGATCCGAGGACGTGGGAGAGGCTGAGGAAGGAGCTGAGGAGGGGAGGGAGGCTGATGGTGAACGCGGGAGGGAGCTGCGTGGAGGCGGAGGATAAGAGCAGAGACGGGAGGGTGATCATGGAGGAGACACTGGAGGCGATGCGTGAGGTGTTCGGGGAGCAGGTTCAGGTGTTGAGGCTCGGGAATAGGCAGGACGACAGCTCGCTCGCTCTCACGGGTCGAATGCCGGATCTCGATGCGTGGAAGGCGGGGCTCCCCAAGCCCTTGAGGCGTTATGTCGATCTGTGGAGGCCGATCAGCGGTTATAAGAGATGA
- the LOC104426236 gene encoding protein LATERAL ORGAN BOUNDARIES → MSSSSSYNSPCAACKFLRRKCMPGCIFAPYFPPEEPQKFTNVHKIFGASNVTKLLNELPPHQREDAVNSLAYEAEARVRDPVYGCVGAISFLQRQVQRLQKELETANADLIRYACNGIPSSAAIPGSNNPVQPVTLRQRAAPLEFGGVGRPIGNEGGGAFYQAPLPPYPYPYPPLPWNDNFGGDFNGGGGGGSM, encoded by the coding sequence ATGTCTTCATCCAGCTCCTACAACTCCCCCTGTGCTGCCTGCAAATTCCTGAGGAGGAAGTGCATGCCGGGATGCATATTCGCGCCCTACTTCCCCCCAGAGGAGCCTCAGAAGTTCACCAATGTCCACAAGATCTTTGGTGCGAGCAATGTGACCAAGCTGTTAAACGAGCTCCCCCCACACCAGAGAGAGGATGCTGTGAACTCGCTAGCTTATGAGGCTGAGGCAAGGGTCCGTGACCCGGTCTATGGCTGCGTCGGTGCCATCTCCTTCCTTCAGAGGCAGGTCCAAAGGCTCCAGAAGGAGCTTGAAACGGCCAATGCCGATCTCATCCGATATGCCTGCAACGGGATTCCATCCTCAGCAGCCATTCCCGGGAGCAATAATCCAGTGCAACCTGTTACGCTACGCCAAAGGGCGGCTCCACTTGAGTTTGGTGGTGTTGGGAGGCCAATAGGCAATGAAGGAGGAGGGGCATTTTACCAAGCTCCTCTTCCTCCCTATCCATATCCTTATCCTCCTCTTCCATGGAATGATAACTTTGGAGGGGACTtcaatggaggaggaggaggaggcagcaTGTGA